One Halobacterium wangiae genomic window, TCGACGACGTCGTCGCGGACTTCGAGCAGGCCCTGCGGGGTGCGCACTGATGCCGTCGACGAGCATCGGGCGCTTCGAGTTCGACTGCGGGCAGGCCGTCGAGGACCTCACCGTCGCCTACGAGACGTACGGCGAGTTCACCGGCGAGAACGCGGTGCTCGTCTGTCACGCGCTCACCGGCAGCCAGCACGTCCGTGGCGGCGAGGGCGGGCAGGGCCGGGGCTGGTGGCACGACGTCGTCGGCCCCGGGAAGGCCATCGACACGAACCACTACTTCGTCGTCTGCGCGAACGTCCCTGGGTCGTGTTACGGGACCGACGGCCCGTCCAGCGAGGGGCCGGACGGGGAACCGTGGGGCACCGACTTCCCGCCGGTCACCGTCGGCGACTGGACGCGCAGCCAGCGCCGCCTGCTCGACGAACTCGGCGTCGGACGCCTCCACGCCGTCCTCGGCGGGAGCGTCGGCGGGATGAACGCCCTCGACTGGGCGCGACGCTACCCCGACGACGTCCGTCGCGTCGCCGCCATCGCCGCCGCGCCGCGCCTCGACGCCCAGTGTCTGGGCCTGAACGCCGTCGCGCGCCGCGCCATCCGCGGCGACCCGAACTGGAACGGCGGCGACTACTACGACAGCGACCCGCCGGACGGCGGCCTCGCGATGGCCCGCCAGCTCGGCCACCTGATGTACCTCTCGAAGGACTCGATGGCCCAGAAGTTCGGCCGCCGGACCGCGGGCCGGGAGGCCGGCAGCGACCCGTTCCCCACGGACGAGGCGGCCGAGTTCTTCCCCTACCGCGACGTCGAGTCCTACCTCGACTACCAGGCCGAGACGTTCACGGACCGCTTCGACGCCAACAGCTACCTCTACCTCACGCGGGCGATGGACGACTACGAACTCGCCGAGGGGTACGACTCCGACGCCAGCGCCGTCGGCGCGTTCACCGGCGAGGCGCTCCTCATGTCGTTCACGGGCGACTGGCACTTCACCGTCGAACAGAGCGAGGGGCTCGCCGAGGCGTTCCGCGAGCGCGACGTCCCCGTCGCCCACCACGTCGTCGACTCCGACCACGGCCACGACGCGTTCCTCGTCGAACCCGAGTCCGTCGGCCCGCCGCTGAAGGACTTCCTCGCCGAGGGCGTCGCCGGCGCCTCGGTCACGGACACCGTCGAACACGACGAGGACGACCGCACGCGGTACGCGCCCGTCCACAACAGCCTGTTCTCGGGTTGAAATCGCGACTGTTGTAGCAGAGACCGGCAGGTACTGCAGGTGACTACCGGGCTTAACCCGCTGCCGCCCCTCTCGCGAGTATGGCAGACGACTACGGCTTCGACACGAACAGCGTCCACGCGGGCCAGGACGTCGACCCCACGACAGGGTCGCGGGCACCGCCGATCTACCAGACCACCTCCTACGTCTTCGAGGACAGCGAGGACGCCGCCGCGCAGTTCGGCCTCGAGAAGCCCGGCTACATCTACTCCCGGCTGATGAACCCGACCGTCGAGACGCTCCAGGAGCGCCTCGCGGCCCTCGAAGGCGGCGTCGGCGCCGTCGCCACCGCCTCGGGGATGGCGAGCCTCGACCTCGTCACCTTCCTGCTGGCGAGCGCGGGCGACAACGTCGTCGCGTCCAGCGACCTCTACGGCGGGACGTACACCTACCTCACGCACAGCGTCGAGCGCCGCGGCGTCACGACGGAGTTCGTCGACGTCCTCGACTACGACGCCTACGAGGACGCCATCGACGAGGACACGGCCTACGTGCTCGTCGAGACCATCGGCAACCCGAGTCTGAAGACGCCCGACCTCGAGCGCATCGCGGACATCGCCCACGACAACGGCGTCCCGCTGCTGGTCGACAACACGTTCGCGACGCCGTACCTCTGCAACCCCATCGAACACGGCGCCGACATCGTCTGGCACTCGACCACGAAGTGGATCCACGGCGCCGGGACGACGGTCGGCGGCGCGCTCGTCGACGCGGGCACCTTCCCGTGGGCCGAGCACGCCGAGAAGTACCCCGAAATCGCCGCGGAGAACCCGGCGTACCACGGCGTCAACTTCGCCGAGGCGTTCGGCGAGGCGGCGTTCACGTACGCCGGCATCGCGCGCGGTCTGCGCGACCTCGGCAACCAGCAGTCGCCGTTCGACGCGTGGCAGACCCTCCAGAAACTCGAGTCGCTGCCCCTCCGGATGGAGAAGCACTGCGAGAACGCCCAGCAGATAGCGGAGTACCTCCAGGACCACGACGACGTGGCGTGGGTCACCTACCCCGGCCTCGAGGACCACCCGACCCACGACACCGCCACGGAGTACTTCGGCGG contains:
- the metX gene encoding homoserine O-acetyltransferase MetX, whose protein sequence is MPSTSIGRFEFDCGQAVEDLTVAYETYGEFTGENAVLVCHALTGSQHVRGGEGGQGRGWWHDVVGPGKAIDTNHYFVVCANVPGSCYGTDGPSSEGPDGEPWGTDFPPVTVGDWTRSQRRLLDELGVGRLHAVLGGSVGGMNALDWARRYPDDVRRVAAIAAAPRLDAQCLGLNAVARRAIRGDPNWNGGDYYDSDPPDGGLAMARQLGHLMYLSKDSMAQKFGRRTAGREAGSDPFPTDEAAEFFPYRDVESYLDYQAETFTDRFDANSYLYLTRAMDDYELAEGYDSDASAVGAFTGEALLMSFTGDWHFTVEQSEGLAEAFRERDVPVAHHVVDSDHGHDAFLVEPESVGPPLKDFLAEGVAGASVTDTVEHDEDDRTRYAPVHNSLFSG
- a CDS encoding O-acetylhomoserine aminocarboxypropyltransferase/cysteine synthase family protein, whose amino-acid sequence is MADDYGFDTNSVHAGQDVDPTTGSRAPPIYQTTSYVFEDSEDAAAQFGLEKPGYIYSRLMNPTVETLQERLAALEGGVGAVATASGMASLDLVTFLLASAGDNVVASSDLYGGTYTYLTHSVERRGVTTEFVDVLDYDAYEDAIDEDTAYVLVETIGNPSLKTPDLERIADIAHDNGVPLLVDNTFATPYLCNPIEHGADIVWHSTTKWIHGAGTTVGGALVDAGTFPWAEHAEKYPEIAAENPAYHGVNFAEAFGEAAFTYAGIARGLRDLGNQQSPFDAWQTLQKLESLPLRMEKHCENAQQIAEYLQDHDDVAWVTYPGLEDHPTHDTATEYFGGEYGGMITFGLEGGYEAAQATTENTELASLLANVGDAKTLIIHPASTTHQQLTEEEQENAGVSGDLVRLSVGIEDPADVVADLEAAIEAASR